A DNA window from Streptomyces sp. B21-083 contains the following coding sequences:
- a CDS encoding type I restriction endonuclease subunit R encodes MSPIHTESAFGDAIVAAMVERGWREARPQDYRADLGLDTNELFTFIGATQPDEWSELLTVYGGDPNEAQRGFAGRLDQAIATNGLLDVLRNGVKDRGVLLRVAYFKPNLVAHDSVLDSYRANRLTVVRELVYATKQADWGNKLDLTLFLNGIPVATAELKNPLTKQGVEHAKEQYRTDRDPTELIFTRRVVANFAVDPDLVFVATQLKGKNTRFLPFNTGSNGPGQPGGSGNPAPTAYGTYATSYLWEQVWQPDNWLDLLQRFVHLHKSKTPGGGTTKTMVFPRFQQWDAVKKLTAHAATHGAGHDYLVMASAGSGKSNTIGWLAHRLSDLHTPTDPRELDAEALVKGLKPGVPVFDKVIVITDRRNLDAQLRETVGNFEQTAGLVVKIDEKYGAKGEQLAKALSRDTGKIVTVTLHSFPALLDYLQRNPTEIRGSRFAIVVDEAHSSQSGDAATAVRSALRDLGLDSDSDEAGATTVKAPAAAATLDEQLKKRAEQRSRAANLSYFSFTATPKAKTLELFGTLQDIDGKATYRPFHTYSMRQAIEEGFILDPLRNYVTYNTYWKLVNKNPDEKEVDPSKANGLLARYALTHDSTVAQHAQVIVEHFVAHSRGRLGGRAKSMVVTASRQVAVQMARAIKSYLKDRDYDTKYPDLGVLVAFSGSLTVDGEETTEPKENGGLSESALPKAFAYTRADDKAARAGGAGQREYRILVVAEKYQTGFDQPLLTTMYVNKTLTGISAVQTLSRLNRTAERKTQADLAVLDFVNKAEDIQESFRPYFEEAMTLPSDPNLLYTAQSRVMQAPILSGQEMDEFAAAYFAAKEKAAGSQSKWEKLHAELYRLLSPAVARFTPLLESEDEDDQETAEGFRADLNDYVRKYGFLAQIVPYRDAELERLHLYGRYLLNRLPRRADGGVDIGEIDLSHMRVEKTGEYDVSLTAEGPTTMQGFGDGSGGAKEAEKSLLSQLIDKFNERFGTEFTEQDVIRPFEEAKADPKVRAAAVVNDEDNFGLVFDNVFADKMADHIDTIAGMGRQYFGPDKGFKSSLDRSARKAAWRMIRREEGLDDGI; translated from the coding sequence ATGAGCCCTATCCATACAGAGTCCGCCTTCGGTGATGCCATCGTCGCCGCCATGGTCGAGCGCGGCTGGCGCGAAGCTCGCCCGCAGGACTACCGGGCCGATCTCGGCCTGGACACCAACGAGTTGTTCACGTTCATCGGGGCGACCCAGCCCGACGAGTGGAGTGAGCTGCTCACCGTCTACGGCGGGGACCCGAACGAGGCGCAGCGCGGGTTCGCCGGCCGACTCGACCAGGCCATCGCCACCAACGGGCTCCTCGATGTCCTCCGCAACGGCGTCAAGGACCGGGGCGTCCTCCTCCGCGTCGCCTACTTCAAGCCGAACCTCGTCGCTCATGACTCCGTGCTCGACAGCTACCGGGCCAACCGCCTAACCGTCGTCCGCGAACTCGTGTACGCGACGAAGCAGGCCGACTGGGGCAACAAGCTCGACCTCACCCTCTTCCTCAACGGAATCCCGGTCGCCACCGCCGAGTTGAAGAACCCGCTGACCAAGCAGGGGGTGGAGCACGCCAAGGAGCAGTACCGTACCGACCGCGACCCCACCGAACTGATCTTCACGCGCCGGGTCGTCGCGAACTTCGCCGTCGACCCGGACCTGGTCTTCGTCGCCACCCAGCTCAAGGGCAAGAACACCCGCTTCCTCCCGTTCAACACCGGCTCCAACGGCCCCGGCCAGCCGGGCGGCTCCGGCAACCCGGCCCCGACCGCCTACGGCACGTACGCGACCTCCTACCTCTGGGAACAGGTCTGGCAGCCGGACAACTGGCTGGACCTGCTCCAGCGGTTCGTGCACCTGCACAAAAGCAAGACGCCCGGCGGCGGCACCACGAAGACGATGGTCTTCCCCCGGTTCCAGCAGTGGGACGCGGTCAAGAAGCTCACCGCGCACGCCGCAACGCACGGCGCCGGCCACGACTACCTGGTCATGGCCTCGGCCGGCTCGGGCAAGTCGAACACCATCGGCTGGCTCGCGCACCGCCTAAGCGACCTGCACACCCCCACCGACCCGCGTGAACTCGACGCCGAGGCCTTGGTCAAGGGCCTCAAGCCCGGCGTGCCGGTCTTCGACAAGGTCATCGTCATCACCGACCGCCGCAACCTTGACGCCCAACTCCGTGAAACCGTCGGCAATTTCGAGCAGACCGCGGGGCTCGTCGTGAAGATCGACGAGAAGTACGGGGCGAAGGGCGAGCAGCTCGCGAAGGCCCTCTCCCGCGACACCGGGAAGATCGTCACGGTCACCCTGCACTCGTTCCCGGCGCTGCTCGACTACCTCCAGCGCAACCCGACCGAGATCCGGGGCAGCCGCTTCGCGATCGTCGTGGACGAGGCGCACTCCTCGCAGTCCGGCGACGCCGCCACCGCCGTACGGTCGGCCTTGCGCGACCTCGGCCTGGACTCCGACTCGGACGAGGCGGGCGCGACCACGGTCAAGGCCCCGGCCGCCGCCGCCACCCTCGACGAGCAGCTCAAGAAGCGGGCCGAGCAGCGTTCCCGTGCCGCGAACCTCTCCTACTTCTCGTTCACCGCCACGCCGAAGGCCAAGACCCTCGAACTCTTCGGCACGCTCCAGGACATCGACGGCAAGGCGACCTACCGGCCCTTCCACACGTACTCGATGCGGCAGGCGATCGAGGAGGGCTTCATCCTCGATCCGCTGCGCAACTACGTCACGTACAACACGTACTGGAAGCTGGTGAACAAGAACCCTGACGAGAAGGAGGTCGACCCGTCGAAGGCGAACGGCCTGCTCGCCCGGTACGCGCTGACCCATGACTCGACGGTCGCCCAGCATGCCCAGGTGATCGTGGAGCACTTCGTGGCGCACAGCCGGGGCCGTCTCGGCGGGCGGGCCAAGTCGATGGTGGTGACCGCCTCCCGGCAGGTCGCGGTACAGATGGCGCGTGCCATCAAGAGCTACCTCAAGGACCGGGACTACGACACCAAGTACCCCGATCTGGGTGTCCTCGTCGCCTTCTCCGGCTCGCTCACCGTCGACGGCGAGGAGACCACCGAGCCGAAGGAGAACGGCGGGCTGTCGGAGAGCGCGCTGCCGAAGGCGTTCGCGTACACACGCGCCGACGACAAGGCCGCCCGTGCCGGCGGAGCGGGACAGCGCGAGTACAGGATCCTGGTCGTCGCGGAGAAGTACCAGACCGGGTTCGACCAGCCGCTCCTCACGACGATGTACGTCAACAAGACGCTGACCGGCATCTCCGCCGTACAGACCCTGTCCCGGCTGAACCGGACCGCCGAACGCAAGACGCAGGCGGACTTGGCGGTGCTGGACTTCGTCAACAAGGCCGAGGACATACAGGAGTCCTTCCGCCCGTACTTCGAGGAGGCGATGACCCTCCCCTCCGACCCCAACCTGCTCTACACCGCGCAGAGCCGGGTCATGCAGGCGCCGATCCTGTCCGGGCAGGAGATGGACGAGTTCGCCGCCGCGTACTTCGCCGCCAAGGAGAAGGCGGCGGGCTCGCAGTCCAAGTGGGAGAAGCTGCACGCCGAGCTGTACCGGTTGCTCTCCCCCGCCGTCGCACGCTTCACGCCTCTGCTGGAGAGCGAGGACGAGGACGACCAGGAGACGGCGGAGGGTTTTCGCGCCGACCTCAACGACTACGTCAGGAAGTACGGCTTCCTCGCGCAGATCGTTCCCTACCGGGACGCCGAGCTGGAGCGGCTGCACCTCTACGGCCGCTACCTCCTCAACCGGCTGCCGCGCCGAGCGGACGGCGGCGTGGACATAGGCGAGATCGACCTCAGCCATATGCGGGTCGAGAAGACCGGCGAGTACGACGTCTCCCTCACCGCCGAGGGGCCGACGACGATGCAGGGCTTCGGTGACGGCTCGGGCGGCGCGAAGGAAGCGGAGAAATCGCTGCTCTCCCAGCTGATCGACAAGTTCAACGAACGCTTCGGCACCGAGTTCACCGAGCAGGACGTCATCCGCCCGTTCGAGGAGGCCAAGGCCGACCCGAAGGTGCGGGCGGCGGCCGTCGTCAACGACGAGGACAACTTCGGCCTCGTCTTCGACAACGTCTTCGCGGACAAGATGGCCGACCACATCGACACCATCGCAGGCATGGGCCGCCAGTACTTCGGCCCCGACAAGGGCTTCAAGTCCAGCCTGGACCGCAGCGCCCGCAAGGCCGCCTGGCGGATGATCCGCCGCGAGGAGGGCCTGGACGACGGCATCTGA
- a CDS encoding restriction endonuclease subunit S: MTGYVPLKRVARIRYGLGQPPPLSEEGVPIIRATNVSRGKISANNLLRARLEDLPLDRAPLLHEGEILVVRSGAYTGDSARITSEWTASAPGYDLRVTPQTVDSRFAAHALLSTAVLDQISLASTRAAQPHLNAEELGEVKLWLPPLEEQRRIADFLDAETARIDQLVLKRRQMRSLLTLKRERVIESTLGLERAQTTDGLVPLKYLVADVTVGIVITPAKWYVEAGGTPALRGLNVKPGFISTGDLVQISAEGHAENRKSRLNTGDVVVVRTGQAGAAAVVPAELDGANCIDLIVVRPGRKTSPRYLQYVLNSDYASARVTEHSVGSIQAHFNVGAMKQIPIPSIPRTEQDEIVRLLDIRVGALDQLHRKLDHQEQLLTERRQALITAAVTGQFDVSTASGRNVTDGVAA; encoded by the coding sequence ATGACCGGGTACGTTCCGCTCAAGAGGGTGGCGCGAATCCGCTACGGACTCGGCCAGCCGCCCCCGCTCTCGGAGGAGGGCGTCCCGATCATTCGGGCGACCAACGTGTCCCGGGGAAAGATCAGCGCCAACAACCTGCTTCGCGCTCGTCTTGAGGATCTGCCCTTGGACCGAGCCCCACTGCTGCACGAGGGAGAAATCCTTGTCGTACGGAGCGGAGCATACACCGGCGATTCGGCTCGCATCACGAGTGAATGGACCGCCAGCGCACCGGGGTACGACTTGCGTGTCACGCCGCAGACGGTCGACTCGCGCTTCGCGGCCCACGCTCTGCTGAGTACCGCAGTCCTTGATCAAATCAGTCTGGCTAGTACTCGGGCTGCCCAACCTCACTTGAATGCTGAGGAGTTGGGCGAGGTCAAACTCTGGCTGCCGCCCCTGGAGGAGCAACGCCGCATCGCCGACTTCCTCGACGCCGAGACCGCCCGCATCGACCAGCTGGTGTTGAAGCGCCGCCAGATGCGAAGTTTGCTGACGCTCAAGCGGGAACGAGTCATCGAGTCGACGCTGGGCCTTGAACGAGCCCAGACGACTGATGGTCTGGTACCTCTGAAGTATCTGGTGGCCGATGTCACCGTTGGAATCGTCATTACTCCAGCCAAGTGGTATGTAGAAGCGGGCGGGACTCCCGCGCTGCGGGGCCTAAACGTCAAGCCTGGCTTCATCAGCACCGGTGACCTCGTGCAGATCAGTGCTGAGGGACATGCTGAGAACCGCAAGTCGCGGCTCAATACCGGTGACGTTGTCGTTGTGCGCACGGGACAGGCAGGTGCAGCAGCTGTGGTACCAGCTGAGCTGGACGGGGCGAATTGCATCGATCTCATCGTGGTGCGCCCCGGCAGGAAGACCTCGCCGAGGTACTTGCAATACGTTTTGAACTCGGACTATGCCAGTGCACGGGTTACGGAGCACTCCGTCGGCAGCATCCAAGCTCACTTCAACGTGGGTGCCATGAAGCAAATCCCCATTCCCTCGATCCCTCGCACAGAGCAGGACGAGATTGTTCGCCTGCTCGATATCAGGGTCGGTGCTCTCGACCAGCTGCATCGCAAACTGGATCACCAGGAGCAGCTCCTAACCGAACGCCGCCAAGCCCTCATCACCGCCGCCGTAACCGGCCAGTTCGACGTCTCCACCGCCAGCGGACGCAACGTAACGGACGGAGTCGCCGCGTAG